A portion of the Paenibacillus marchantiae genome contains these proteins:
- a CDS encoding extracellular solute-binding protein: MNRIWSKGVSILLVSIMVGGLLSGCTNSSGNGEGAEGENGSKLKILHNWNGSGGSDNGITPVEEVIKEKTGVTLEWEYTKGSETEKVNQIFATQDLPDIYTGPAWGGELDGIIKAAKEGQLVDISDKLGDYPNLAKSIAKENVPPALYEKAIDAYDGKKYLLLQNQPATNEDGMDWLYGFYVRKDIAEKVGVDPQSVVTKEDFYNFLQKIKDANLKESGQPVFPLGGFSNGWSVGIGNTMFYSGAGYVDKGDGTVEHNFFTKGYEEYTLFYRKLVEEGLMDPEAFTQTDPIAKEKINQGRIAILAAHYPAILDASKEYVTSHPGSDYIPIGPLERADVDPSRPVDLGIQGNNVTAITSSCKGECVDAALKFLDYMASDEGFMLARYGVQGVHWDMKDGKPVPNQEWFDKFTADQSGKVRKNEGISIGLESITGLDRINSAAGGDIWADQERLDAMENARKILRPNGIHVITAYNPGDVITKSPEWEMLKPSMDRMGDAWKEAIFAKSDEAALSIINDLREQLRKTGYDQAMQFTNENLKGKDIVTVQMPN; encoded by the coding sequence TTGAACAGGATTTGGTCGAAAGGCGTATCCATCTTGCTCGTGTCCATCATGGTTGGAGGTTTGCTGAGCGGTTGCACGAATTCATCAGGAAACGGGGAAGGCGCAGAAGGGGAGAACGGAAGTAAACTCAAAATCTTGCACAATTGGAATGGCTCAGGCGGATCGGATAATGGGATAACCCCTGTCGAGGAAGTCATCAAAGAGAAAACTGGCGTCACCTTGGAGTGGGAATATACGAAAGGCAGCGAGACGGAGAAAGTAAACCAGATTTTCGCCACACAGGATTTGCCGGATATCTACACCGGACCTGCATGGGGCGGCGAGCTGGACGGGATCATCAAGGCTGCCAAAGAAGGACAGCTGGTAGATATATCCGATAAATTGGGGGATTACCCAAACCTGGCGAAATCCATCGCGAAAGAGAATGTTCCGCCAGCATTGTATGAAAAAGCGATAGATGCGTATGACGGCAAGAAATATTTACTTTTACAAAATCAGCCCGCAACGAACGAAGACGGCATGGATTGGCTATATGGCTTCTATGTTCGCAAAGACATAGCCGAGAAAGTCGGCGTGGATCCTCAGTCTGTCGTGACGAAGGAAGACTTCTATAACTTCCTCCAAAAAATCAAAGATGCCAACCTGAAGGAGAGCGGTCAGCCCGTGTTTCCACTGGGCGGATTTAGTAACGGATGGTCCGTAGGTATCGGAAACACGATGTTCTATTCCGGAGCAGGCTATGTAGACAAAGGTGACGGAACGGTAGAACATAACTTTTTCACCAAAGGATACGAAGAATACACGCTGTTCTATCGTAAACTGGTTGAGGAAGGGCTGATGGACCCCGAAGCCTTTACTCAGACGGATCCTATTGCCAAAGAAAAAATTAATCAAGGACGCATTGCTATCCTTGCCGCACATTATCCGGCCATTTTGGACGCCTCCAAAGAATATGTTACTTCACATCCTGGAAGCGATTACATCCCGATCGGACCATTGGAGCGGGCAGATGTTGACCCGAGCCGGCCTGTTGATCTTGGCATTCAAGGAAACAACGTAACGGCTATCACCAGTAGCTGCAAGGGCGAGTGTGTAGATGCAGCGCTCAAGTTTCTCGATTACATGGCTTCTGACGAAGGTTTTATGCTGGCCCGGTACGGAGTTCAAGGGGTTCACTGGGATATGAAGGATGGTAAACCTGTACCGAATCAAGAATGGTTCGATAAGTTTACAGCAGATCAATCGGGTAAAGTCCGCAAAAACGAGGGCATTTCCATTGGGCTGGAATCGATCACGGGGCTTGACCGGATCAATTCGGCAGCAGGCGGCGACATCTGGGCAGACCAGGAAAGACTCGATGCCATGGAAAATGCCCGGAAAATCTTACGTCCAAACGGTATTCATGTAATCACAGCCTATAACCCGGGCGATGTGATCACCAAATCACCGGAATGGGAAATGTTGAAGCCTTCCATGGACCGGATGGGAGATGCCTGGAAGGAAGCTATTTTCGCAAAATCGGATGAAGCAGCCCTTAGCATTATCAACGACCTCAGGGAACAGCTTCGGAAGACCGGATACGACCAAGCGATGCAGTTCACCAATGAGAACCTGAAAGGAAAAGATATCGTAACTGTTCAAATGCCGAACTGA
- a CDS encoding glutaminase family protein produces MKQMTTFRPPSVPLITVDPYFSVWSAADHLYDDHTRHWTNKTQGMVGMIVIDGKIRRFMGKVDVHEASTVEEPDVLTQTNLTVEPVTTRYTFEGEGIELEVHFTTPLLLDDLEMLSRPVTYVTFHVRAIDGQGHLVKIYFDVTGEWCAHTPDQQVTWESHIINEQLHAMSIGTVEQPILKRAGDDTRIDWGYMYLVVQRSHQSQSVIHAVSKREEYARSGLFKTGDDSIQPKSISGDMAIMATEMDLGLIHEEPASRYLMLAYDDIHAIEYFHQPLNAYWKKDGVTFEEMLVKAADQYEEVVQRCDRFNRELLTESQATGGNQYRDILALTYRQAIAAHKLVADEAGEVLFFSKENFSNGCIATVDVSYPSIPLFLRYNTELVKGMMRPIYKYAESTDWTFDFAPHDVGTYPQANGQVYGENKLEYQMPIEECGNMLLMTATVCKYEKHAEFAREHWGLLTTWASYLLQHGLDPDNQLCTDDFAGHLAHNANLSIKAILGIAAYAYMCDELGLPDGAVYREAAEKMAEEWSSMATAGDHYKLTFDSSDESWSMKYNLVWDRLLDFNLFSKEVAAKELAYYQLKQNRYGIPLDSRETYTKSDWLVWCASMSESQPQFEQMISPLWDFMNETSSRVPVTDWYDTITGKQLNFQNRSVVGGFFIPLLRKTSVSKS; encoded by the coding sequence ATGAAACAAATGACGACATTTAGACCACCATCCGTACCTTTAATTACGGTAGACCCTTATTTCAGCGTATGGTCTGCTGCTGACCATCTCTATGATGATCACACCAGGCACTGGACGAATAAAACTCAAGGTATGGTTGGCATGATTGTCATTGACGGCAAAATCAGAAGGTTTATGGGGAAAGTAGACGTTCACGAAGCTTCAACCGTTGAGGAGCCTGACGTGCTCACTCAGACGAATCTAACCGTTGAGCCGGTGACTACCCGTTACACCTTTGAAGGAGAAGGCATCGAACTTGAGGTTCATTTTACCACACCGCTATTGCTCGATGATCTTGAAATGTTATCCAGACCTGTGACGTATGTTACGTTCCATGTTCGAGCGATAGATGGTCAAGGCCATCTAGTGAAAATCTATTTTGATGTGACAGGTGAATGGTGTGCACATACTCCTGATCAGCAAGTCACCTGGGAGTCTCATATAATTAATGAACAGTTACACGCCATGTCTATAGGAACGGTGGAACAACCTATATTAAAACGTGCCGGAGATGATACGAGAATAGACTGGGGTTATATGTATCTGGTGGTTCAGCGATCTCATCAATCTCAATCGGTCATCCATGCGGTATCCAAGCGTGAGGAGTATGCCCGGTCAGGTCTTTTTAAGACAGGAGATGATTCTATCCAGCCAAAGTCCATATCTGGCGATATGGCTATTATGGCAACTGAAATGGATTTGGGTCTTATCCATGAAGAGCCAGCATCCCGCTACCTGATGCTCGCCTATGATGATATTCATGCAATTGAATATTTTCACCAACCACTGAATGCGTATTGGAAGAAAGATGGTGTGACATTTGAGGAAATGCTGGTAAAAGCAGCGGATCAATATGAAGAGGTAGTACAACGATGCGACCGCTTTAATCGGGAACTCTTAACGGAGAGTCAGGCTACAGGTGGGAACCAATATAGAGACATTCTGGCATTGACCTATCGGCAAGCGATTGCTGCACATAAATTGGTTGCTGATGAAGCAGGAGAAGTATTATTTTTCTCCAAAGAGAATTTTAGTAACGGCTGTATCGCGACGGTGGATGTGAGCTACCCCTCGATTCCGTTGTTTCTGAGGTATAACACCGAATTGGTCAAAGGTATGATGCGTCCAATCTATAAGTATGCCGAAAGCACGGATTGGACGTTTGATTTTGCTCCACATGACGTGGGGACTTACCCCCAAGCTAACGGCCAGGTTTACGGAGAGAACAAACTCGAATACCAGATGCCCATCGAGGAATGTGGCAATATGCTCCTGATGACAGCAACGGTATGCAAATATGAGAAGCATGCGGAATTTGCCCGTGAGCACTGGGGACTTCTAACAACTTGGGCTTCATATTTGTTGCAACATGGTCTGGACCCTGACAATCAACTGTGCACGGACGACTTCGCCGGACATCTAGCGCACAATGCGAACTTATCGATTAAAGCGATATTAGGCATTGCCGCCTATGCGTATATGTGTGATGAACTTGGTTTGCCGGATGGTGCCGTTTATCGTGAAGCGGCTGAAAAAATGGCAGAGGAGTGGTCATCCATGGCGACAGCAGGTGATCACTACAAGCTGACTTTTGACAGCTCGGATGAGTCATGGAGCATGAAATACAATCTGGTGTGGGATCGTTTGTTGGACTTCAACCTTTTCTCAAAAGAAGTGGCTGCTAAAGAGTTGGCTTATTATCAGCTAAAACAGAATCGATATGGCATACCGCTGGATAGCCGTGAGACATACACCAAGTCTGATTGGCTCGTATGGTGTGCCTCCATGAGCGAATCGCAGCCTCAGTTCGAACAGATGATTTCTCCTCTGTGGGACTTTATGAATGAAACATCGAGCCGTGTACCTGTAACAGACTGGTATGACACCATCACCGGAAAGCAGTTGAATTTTCAAAATCGGTCGGTTGTCGGTGGATTTTTCATTCCTTTGCTGAGAAAGACATCTGTATCAAAATCATGA
- a CDS encoding glycosyl hydrolase codes for MMRSGDELELKITDIHKLQQQFKNPEATYRPQPFWFLNHSFSKPELENQIQSMVEAGVGGVVLHARHGMQASYLSEEFMDTVDFCTKECQKRDMVVWLYDEDNWPSGTLGGKLTRQYPEYRMRYLRVEERRYLHDAQQEMLSLDFATYANNELIAILAYRAIQQEGEWLIYDQPEDITELCGQEWKPDNDEDYIILACWSCEIAEGITFAKGYYLDTLNPEAVQAFIQSAYEPFQQFQSHFGVTIQGVFTDEPGLMIHDGFFGVEAIRTSVQDVNANLPGIVFAWTHGMVERYEQENGYDLIPRLGALLYGMADGSRSARQDYYDTITRWYVEGYHEAIRSWCESHSLLYIGHTLEEPVWGQARSQGNQTRVLQQFHYAGVDYLTHGIGTKENPHRIVSVKTAGSVAQLDGKKRVICESFGASGHAYAMRQRRLDANFMAFLGVNLFIPHAFYYSFAGYRKTDFPPTEFKHAPHWPHYRAFADYLGRLSVLGSFTKRTPEVLLLSPIHTVYEHMFLSGESNQHPATDQLFSLLSDRMLRSSIDYDYVDEYQLREAKITHAGGYQFNGERNEYSILILPEITVMSVDIAKQLVTFVNCGGRLIAVGAIPCDSERQRQDPELRKYMNELYGSNPQDGKLQAVGKGYSLFYSMKNTAHNDTLMNLCVQLRELTTSSPAIAWKQIEGQAEDLISVERKIEDHVHTWLMNWSEQPVTIQLHQNPVKEHIEEQMEEWNLENGSINPLSHDAVLTFVPGELRLLSVRLDHLPDPLHTEDSTHPKPQEPINHKVQDTSDVLVLGDHWQFQTVEPNVLVLDQWQVTLNDRQSRMNATMPGQVNTYRTTFVVTEEWIELMKSQQDAVHLNEPGNEQIFTIELILDDIEQKIPSHIGFLQRRRNVEIFINGVRMEALQPSMWQDIHYAGVDITKHLVKGENELEVLTVSLLEPMPAISFPAYLIGSFAVENQTTLTVEPEQMTGVWNVEGYPFYSGAGVYSQQVDLSGISLNTANEIWLEAEDFRETACLYVNGEQVSIRLWPPYHWNVTPYMVPGNNVIDIHVANTLENLYGKSSLPSGMNGQVKLVTKILK; via the coding sequence ATGATGAGATCAGGTGATGAATTGGAGTTGAAAATCACGGATATTCATAAATTACAACAGCAGTTCAAGAATCCTGAGGCGACGTATCGTCCACAGCCCTTTTGGTTTTTGAACCACAGTTTTAGCAAGCCTGAGTTAGAAAACCAAATTCAATCCATGGTTGAAGCCGGTGTTGGCGGCGTTGTATTACATGCGCGTCACGGGATGCAGGCCTCATACCTGTCAGAGGAGTTCATGGATACGGTGGATTTCTGCACAAAAGAGTGCCAGAAGCGTGATATGGTGGTCTGGTTGTATGATGAGGACAATTGGCCGAGCGGAACACTGGGAGGTAAGCTGACGAGGCAATATCCCGAGTATCGGATGAGATACTTGAGGGTTGAGGAACGAAGATATTTACACGATGCGCAGCAGGAAATGTTATCTCTCGATTTTGCCACCTACGCTAACAATGAACTCATCGCAATTCTCGCTTATCGTGCCATCCAGCAAGAAGGGGAATGGCTGATCTATGATCAACCTGAGGATATTACAGAGTTATGCGGACAGGAATGGAAGCCTGATAACGACGAGGATTATATTATACTTGCCTGCTGGTCCTGTGAAATTGCTGAAGGGATCACGTTTGCAAAAGGGTATTATCTGGACACGTTGAACCCGGAAGCCGTGCAGGCTTTCATTCAGTCGGCATACGAGCCGTTTCAGCAATTTCAGTCTCATTTCGGAGTGACCATTCAAGGTGTATTCACGGATGAACCCGGGCTCATGATCCATGACGGTTTTTTTGGAGTCGAAGCCATCCGAACGTCGGTTCAGGATGTGAATGCAAATCTGCCCGGAATCGTATTCGCTTGGACACATGGGATGGTGGAGCGGTATGAGCAGGAGAACGGATATGATCTGATTCCAAGATTAGGCGCGTTGTTATATGGTATGGCCGATGGCAGCAGGTCTGCGAGGCAGGACTATTATGATACGATTACCCGTTGGTATGTAGAAGGTTATCATGAAGCTATTCGTTCGTGGTGTGAATCACACAGCTTGCTATACATCGGCCATACGCTGGAAGAACCCGTCTGGGGGCAGGCTCGGTCGCAGGGGAATCAAACCCGTGTATTGCAGCAGTTCCATTATGCAGGTGTGGACTACCTGACACATGGAATCGGTACAAAGGAGAATCCACATCGTATCGTATCCGTAAAGACGGCCGGGTCTGTCGCACAGTTGGACGGGAAAAAAAGAGTTATTTGTGAGTCATTTGGTGCAAGCGGTCATGCCTATGCCATGCGACAAAGGCGGCTTGATGCCAATTTTATGGCATTTTTGGGTGTTAATTTGTTTATCCCGCATGCATTTTACTATTCGTTCGCAGGGTATCGGAAAACAGACTTTCCACCTACGGAATTCAAGCATGCACCGCATTGGCCACATTATCGGGCTTTTGCCGATTATCTGGGTCGGTTGAGTGTACTTGGTTCTTTCACGAAGCGTACACCTGAAGTACTTCTGTTGTCACCTATCCACACGGTATATGAGCATATGTTCTTATCCGGTGAATCGAACCAGCATCCAGCTACGGATCAACTGTTTTCGTTATTATCAGACCGCATGCTGCGCAGCTCTATTGATTACGATTATGTGGATGAGTATCAGCTCAGAGAGGCAAAGATTACTCATGCTGGAGGATATCAGTTTAACGGAGAACGAAACGAATATTCGATTTTGATTTTGCCGGAAATTACGGTCATGTCTGTAGATATCGCAAAACAGCTTGTTACCTTTGTAAACTGTGGTGGAAGGCTTATTGCGGTTGGGGCAATTCCTTGTGACAGTGAGCGACAGCGCCAAGATCCGGAATTACGGAAGTATATGAACGAACTATATGGTTCCAATCCTCAAGACGGGAAATTACAAGCGGTTGGCAAAGGGTACAGCTTATTCTATTCCATGAAAAACACAGCTCATAACGACACACTTATGAACTTGTGTGTTCAGTTAAGAGAGTTAACGACATCATCACCAGCGATTGCCTGGAAACAGATCGAGGGGCAAGCTGAGGATCTCATTAGCGTTGAACGCAAAATTGAAGATCATGTGCACACATGGCTGATGAACTGGTCGGAGCAGCCCGTGACCATTCAACTCCATCAGAACCCTGTGAAAGAACACATAGAAGAACAGATGGAAGAATGGAACTTGGAAAACGGGAGTATAAACCCGTTGAGTCATGATGCTGTTCTAACATTTGTACCGGGAGAGCTTCGTCTTCTATCCGTTAGACTTGATCATTTACCTGATCCGCTTCACACTGAAGATTCGACACATCCCAAACCGCAAGAGCCTATAAATCATAAAGTGCAAGATACCTCCGATGTGTTGGTACTAGGTGATCATTGGCAGTTTCAGACCGTCGAACCCAATGTGCTTGTATTGGATCAGTGGCAGGTCACATTGAATGACCGTCAGTCCAGAATGAATGCAACGATGCCAGGCCAAGTCAACACGTACCGGACAACATTTGTCGTAACGGAAGAATGGATCGAGCTTATGAAATCACAGCAAGATGCAGTCCATTTAAACGAACCTGGAAATGAGCAGATCTTCACGATTGAGCTAATTCTTGACGATATCGAGCAAAAAATCCCATCCCATATTGGTTTCCTCCAACGCAGACGTAATGTTGAAATCTTTATTAATGGAGTACGGATGGAAGCACTCCAGCCTTCAATGTGGCAAGATATTCATTACGCTGGTGTGGACATTACCAAACATCTTGTTAAAGGGGAGAATGAGCTTGAAGTTCTCACGGTTTCACTGCTGGAACCGATGCCAGCCATTTCCTTTCCTGCTTATCTGATTGGTTCATTTGCTGTAGAAAATCAGACTACATTAACCGTTGAACCTGAACAAATGACTGGGGTTTGGAATGTTGAAGGTTATCCTTTCTATTCGGGAGCAGGAGTGTACTCGCAGCAAGTGGATTTGTCTGGTATCAGCTTGAATACGGCCAATGAAATTTGGCTGGAAGCGGAAGACTTTAGAGAGACGGCTTGCCTGTACGTGAATGGGGAGCAGGTTAGCATCCGGCTATGGCCACCCTATCATTGGAACGTCACGCCTTACATGGTGCCAGGTAATAATGTAATCGACATTCATGTGGCTAATACACTGGAGAATCTATACGGAAAGTCTTCACTACCTTCGGGCATGAATGGGCAGGTAAAACTTGTAACTAAAATATTGAAATAA